The following are encoded together in the Pseudomonas sp. IB20 genome:
- the tagQ gene encoding type VI secretion system-associated lipoprotein TagQ → MLFSRKAVSKRHLLLIAAGFSTVLTGCATSPSSKVASSTKVEYYPNCYEPVQHLRATDSDMTKSVVTGAALGAAGGALLGALTGDSEKRGRNAAIGAAGGALAGGAAGYYTERQKQISDDNQRIASYSADFNKSASDIDRSTAYAKASQQCYQSAFTKLVADRKAKAVNDTEGRKRLAEIVAGLKESNDLIVAVNGKASEDLNNYTQAYEKDLQQVGVQRNDVVTVATADTTPPVVPAKGKKPVKPAKKASLPTVPKEAVTTEKSIRTVQAKQAESKQVASAGKAQIEGTCRDPNLADWAPVPCPNV, encoded by the coding sequence CAAGCGTCACCTGCTGCTGATCGCGGCCGGTTTCAGCACCGTGTTAACTGGCTGCGCCACGTCGCCGTCCTCCAAGGTCGCGTCGAGCACCAAGGTCGAGTACTACCCGAACTGCTACGAGCCGGTGCAGCACCTGCGCGCGACGGATTCGGACATGACCAAATCGGTCGTCACCGGCGCGGCCCTCGGCGCGGCCGGCGGTGCACTGCTGGGCGCGCTGACTGGCGACTCCGAAAAGCGCGGCCGTAACGCTGCCATCGGTGCCGCGGGCGGCGCCTTGGCTGGAGGTGCGGCGGGTTACTACACCGAGCGTCAGAAGCAGATCAGCGATGACAACCAGCGCATTGCGTCGTACTCCGCGGACTTCAACAAGAGCGCTTCCGACATCGACCGCAGCACCGCGTACGCCAAGGCGTCCCAGCAGTGCTACCAGAGCGCGTTCACCAAGCTGGTTGCCGACCGCAAAGCCAAAGCCGTCAACGACACTGAAGGCCGCAAGCGCCTGGCGGAAATCGTAGCGGGCTTGAAGGAATCCAATGACCTGATCGTTGCGGTCAACGGCAAAGCCAGCGAAGACCTGAACAACTACACCCAGGCTTACGAGAAAGACCTGCAACAAGTGGGTGTGCAGCGCAACGACGTGGTGACGGTAGCGACCGCCGACACGACGCCGCCGGTGGTGCCGGCCAAAGGCAAAAAACCCGTAAAACCAGCGAAGAAGGCATCGCTGCCAACCGTGCCGAAAGAAGCGGTGACTACCGAGAAGAGCATTCGGACGGTCCAGGCCAAGCAAGCTGAAAGCAAGCAGGTCGCCAGCGCTGGTAAAGCGCAGATCGAAGGCACCTGCCGCGATCCAAACCTGGCCGACTGGGCGCCGGTACCTTGCCCTAACGTTTAA